A single region of the Ancylobacter novellus DSM 506 genome encodes:
- a CDS encoding GNAT family N-acetyltransferase: MGRSVHDMLIRNETVDDIPTISRLVTEAFRTLPQSTGTEARIIETLRAEGALALSLVAEEKGEVVGHLAASAARIGTQDGWSLIGPLAVLPSRHRQGVGTALMTEALRQLRVTSRGAALVGHPAYYGRFGFRAFPSLSVAGIPPEVVLALPFDGIEPRGELVHHPAFGVHQST; this comes from the coding sequence ATGGGTCGTTCGGTGCATGACATGTTGATCCGCAACGAGACCGTCGACGACATCCCGACGATTAGCCGGCTCGTCACCGAAGCCTTCCGGACGCTTCCGCAATCCACCGGAACCGAGGCGCGCATCATAGAGACGCTGCGGGCGGAGGGGGCACTTGCCCTCTCGCTCGTGGCCGAGGAGAAGGGCGAGGTGGTCGGTCATCTGGCCGCCTCGGCGGCGCGCATCGGGACGCAGGACGGCTGGAGCCTGATCGGCCCGCTTGCCGTCCTGCCGTCAAGGCATCGCCAGGGCGTCGGCACCGCCCTGATGACGGAGGCCCTCCGCCAATTGCGCGTGACCAGCCGGGGCGCGGCGCTGGTGGGCCACCCTGCCTATTACGGCCGGTTCGGCTTCCGTGCCTTCCCCAGCCTGAGCGTCGCCGGCATTCCGCCCGAGGTCGTTCTGGCCTTGCCGTTCGACGGCATCGAGCCGCGCGGGGAACTGGTTCATCATCCGGCCTTCGGTGTGCACCAATCGACGTGA
- a CDS encoding SRPBCC family protein has product MTSNFNPAWTPARDPAQGRFATLTFERDVAAPLSVLWQAWTAPAARAVWAAPTPSVVVEFLEADTRVGGREVSLCKVEGQPDIRCECGWLDLEPARRSVNYEVVSCEGVTQSAALVTAEFSGTQERSRLVVTVQLSSLAEDMEAGYRQGFGAGLDNLAAVARRTMVLQRVIRAPRSIVWNSWMNPEALPQWWGPDGYSCRTTRIDLRTGGEWVFDMIGPDGTVYPNHHLYHEVRPEERIGYALLWGENGPKHADAWALLEEQDGATRVTLGMVFSTEAEFQQAKGFGAIELGQQTLGKLERFVKAR; this is encoded by the coding sequence ATGACGTCGAATTTCAATCCGGCGTGGACGCCGGCGCGCGATCCTGCGCAAGGCCGATTCGCGACATTGACCTTCGAGCGGGACGTGGCCGCGCCACTGTCCGTGCTGTGGCAGGCCTGGACGGCTCCCGCGGCGCGGGCGGTCTGGGCGGCCCCGACGCCCTCGGTCGTCGTGGAATTCCTCGAGGCCGACACAAGGGTGGGCGGGCGCGAAGTCTCGCTCTGCAAGGTCGAGGGGCAGCCGGACATACGCTGCGAGTGCGGCTGGCTCGACCTGGAGCCGGCGCGCCGCAGCGTGAACTACGAGGTGGTCTCCTGCGAGGGCGTGACGCAATCGGCGGCGCTGGTGACGGCCGAGTTCTCCGGCACGCAGGAGCGCAGCCGGCTGGTGGTGACGGTGCAGCTTTCCTCGCTGGCGGAGGATATGGAAGCCGGCTACCGACAGGGCTTCGGCGCGGGGCTGGACAATCTCGCCGCCGTCGCCCGGCGGACCATGGTGCTGCAACGGGTGATACGGGCGCCGCGGAGCATCGTCTGGAACAGCTGGATGAACCCCGAGGCGCTGCCGCAATGGTGGGGGCCGGACGGCTATTCCTGCCGCACGACGAGGATCGACCTGCGGACGGGCGGCGAATGGGTGTTCGACATGATCGGGCCCGACGGCACGGTCTACCCGAACCACCATCTCTATCACGAGGTCCGGCCCGAGGAGCGGATCGGCTATGCGCTGCTCTGGGGCGAGAACGGGCCGAAGCACGCCGACGCTTGGGCCTTGCTGGAAGAGCAGGACGGGGCGACGAGGGTGACGCTGGGCATGGTGTTCAGCACGGAGGCCGAGTTCCAGCAGGCGAAGGGGTTTGGCGCCATCGAACTGGGCCAGCAGACGCTGGGCAAGCTGGAGCGCTTCGTCAAAGCCCGATGA
- a CDS encoding ArsR/SmtB family transcription factor → MAKHDPDLSLLFHALADPTRRSILNRLAEGPARVTDLSEPTGLRLPTVMRHLSVLEEAGLIATSKDGRVRTCAIVPEALQPVRSWLDEQRAIWEARLDRLEAFAMNAMKERVR, encoded by the coding sequence ATGGCTAAGCATGATCCCGATCTCTCGTTGCTCTTCCACGCTCTGGCCGATCCGACCCGCCGGTCGATCCTGAACCGGCTCGCGGAAGGGCCGGCGCGGGTCACGGACCTGTCGGAGCCGACCGGCTTGCGCCTCCCCACGGTAATGCGACACCTGTCGGTGCTGGAGGAGGCGGGGCTGATTGCCACCTCCAAGGATGGGCGGGTACGCACCTGCGCCATCGTGCCCGAGGCGCTGCAGCCGGTGCGGTCGTGGCTCGACGAGCAGCGCGCCATCTGGGAGGCCCGCCTCGACCGGCTGGAGGCATTTGCGATGAACGCGATGAAGGAGCGTGTGAGATGA
- a CDS encoding dihydrofolate reductase family protein — MATFVFGMNQSLDGYVDHLEMRAGPMLFRHWTEHVRDLTGSVYGRRMYEAMRYWDEDRPEWSAEHHEFAAVWRRQPKWVVSRSLKSVGPNATLVEDDVEAVLRGLKARLAGEVAVSGPELARSLTDLGLIDEYRLYFHPVVLGRGKPFFAGPRPPLRLVATDIVGEDTVRLTYVPA, encoded by the coding sequence ATGGCGACGTTTGTCTTCGGAATGAACCAGTCCCTGGACGGGTACGTCGACCACCTGGAAATGCGGGCGGGGCCCATGCTTTTCCGTCACTGGACAGAGCATGTGCGCGACCTGACCGGCAGTGTTTACGGTCGCCGCATGTACGAGGCCATGCGTTATTGGGACGAAGACCGTCCCGAGTGGAGTGCCGAGCACCACGAGTTCGCGGCGGTGTGGCGGCGCCAGCCGAAATGGGTCGTGTCGCGCTCGTTGAAGTCGGTCGGCCCCAACGCCACGCTTGTCGAGGATGATGTCGAGGCGGTGCTCCGCGGCCTGAAGGCCCGGCTCGCCGGGGAGGTCGCCGTTTCCGGACCGGAACTGGCGCGCAGCCTGACCGACCTCGGTCTCATCGATGAGTATCGGCTCTACTTCCACCCCGTCGTGCTTGGTCGCGGCAAGCCCTTCTTCGCCGGCCCACGGCCACCGCTCCGCCTTGTTGCTACCGATATCGTCGGCGAGGACACGGTCAGGCTGACCTACGTTCCCGCCTGA
- the rplU gene encoding 50S ribosomal protein L21 — protein MFAVIKTGGKQYRVAPDEVVTVGKIEAEAGQSVTLPVLMLGGDNPKAGAPLVDGASVTVEVVKHTRGDKVIAFKKRRRQNSRRKIGHRQDFTVVRVTSITGA, from the coding sequence ATGTTCGCGGTCATCAAGACGGGCGGCAAGCAGTACCGGGTCGCCCCCGATGAAGTCGTCACCGTCGGCAAGATCGAGGCCGAGGCTGGTCAGTCCGTGACCCTGCCGGTTCTCATGCTCGGCGGCGACAACCCGAAGGCCGGCGCTCCGCTCGTGGACGGCGCCAGCGTGACGGTCGAGGTCGTCAAGCACACGCGCGGCGACAAGGTCATTGCGTTCAAGAAGCGCCGTCGTCAGAATTCCCGCCGCAAGATCGGCCACCGCCAGGACTTCACCGTCGTGCGCGTGACCTCGATCACCGGCGCCTGA
- the rpmA gene encoding 50S ribosomal protein L27, whose translation MAHKKAGGSSRNGRDSDGRRLGVKKFGSEKVVAGNIIVRQRGTTWHPGTNVGMGKDHTLFALTDGRVEFRTKANSRTYVSVIPAAEAAE comes from the coding sequence ATGGCTCATAAAAAGGCAGGCGGTTCCTCCCGCAACGGTCGCGATTCCGACGGCCGCCGTCTCGGCGTGAAGAAGTTCGGCAGCGAGAAGGTCGTGGCCGGCAACATCATCGTCCGTCAGCGCGGCACGACCTGGCATCCCGGCACCAATGTCGGCATGGGCAAAGACCATACCCTCTTTGCGCTTACCGACGGCCGCGTCGAGTTCCGAACCAAAGCCAATTCCCGCACGTACGTATCCGTCATTCCGGCCGCCGAGGCCGCCGAATAA
- a CDS encoding GNAT family N-acetyltransferase — translation MTIVEATPGSTLAESSTAVLETGRLILRAPRIEDMAWIAELADNRKVAEMTANIPHPYGMADAAAFLANLPGGREAATFAAFLKNDAVLRGAPDTAIGPPIPVGMCGFVRRDEDAPEIGYWLGEPYWERGIATEMVRALIDHAFGDRGLPALVASARVVNPASRHVLEKCGFQWTGVGLARVRAIGASVPVDRFRLERRLWTSLRAWGASAHPRRHDIDTTRH, via the coding sequence ATGACGATCGTCGAAGCGACCCCCGGGTCGACCCTTGCCGAGAGCAGTACCGCCGTCCTCGAAACCGGCCGCCTGATCCTGCGCGCTCCCCGGATCGAGGACATGGCCTGGATCGCCGAGCTCGCCGACAACCGCAAGGTAGCCGAGATGACCGCCAACATCCCCCACCCCTATGGCATGGCGGACGCGGCAGCGTTCCTCGCCAACCTGCCGGGCGGGCGGGAGGCGGCGACCTTCGCCGCCTTCCTGAAGAACGACGCCGTCCTCAGGGGCGCGCCGGACACCGCCATCGGTCCGCCCATCCCGGTCGGCATGTGCGGTTTCGTGCGCCGCGACGAGGACGCGCCGGAGATCGGCTACTGGCTGGGCGAGCCCTATTGGGAGCGCGGCATCGCCACCGAGATGGTGCGCGCCCTGATCGACCACGCCTTCGGCGACCGGGGGCTGCCGGCGCTGGTCGCTTCCGCCCGCGTCGTCAATCCGGCCTCGCGCCACGTGCTGGAGAAGTGCGGCTTCCAGTGGACCGGGGTCGGCCTCGCCCGCGTGCGCGCCATCGGCGCCTCCGTGCCGGTCGACCGCTTCCGGCTGGAGCGGCGGCTGTGGACCTCGCTGCGCGCCTGGGGCGCCAGCGCGCATCCGCGGCGGCACGACATCGACACCACCCGGCACTGA
- the obgE gene encoding GTPase ObgE, with product MKFLDQAKIYVRAGDGGAGCLSFRREKFIEFGGPDGGDGGRGGDVWIECVNGLNTLIDYRYQQHFKAKKGGFGMGKNRAGAKGDDVVLKVPAGTEVLDEDGETVLADMTEIGQRVRLLKGGNGGFGNAHFQTSTNQAPRRANPGQEAEERWIILRLKLIADAGLVGLPNAGKSTFLAATTAAKPKVADYPFTTLHPGLGVVKVDGREFVLADIPGLIEGAHEGIGLGDRFLAHIERCRVLLHLVDGTSEHAGQTYKTVRAELDAYGQGLEDKPEIVALSKIDSLDPETLKTQLARLQRAAKKKPLALSAQSGEGVREALRALAAVIDEGRADEEAKEVAEPWRP from the coding sequence ATGAAATTCCTCGACCAGGCCAAGATCTATGTCCGTGCCGGCGACGGCGGCGCGGGCTGCCTCTCGTTCCGGCGCGAGAAGTTCATCGAGTTCGGCGGCCCGGACGGCGGCGACGGCGGGCGTGGCGGCGACGTCTGGATCGAGTGCGTCAACGGCCTCAACACGCTGATCGACTACCGCTACCAGCAGCACTTCAAGGCCAAGAAGGGCGGCTTCGGCATGGGCAAGAACCGCGCCGGCGCCAAGGGCGACGACGTGGTGCTGAAGGTGCCGGCCGGCACGGAAGTGCTCGACGAGGACGGGGAAACCGTGCTCGCCGACATGACCGAAATCGGCCAGCGCGTGCGCCTGCTGAAAGGCGGCAATGGCGGCTTCGGCAACGCACATTTCCAGACCTCGACCAACCAGGCCCCGCGTCGCGCCAATCCCGGACAGGAGGCGGAGGAGCGCTGGATCATCCTGCGGCTGAAGCTGATCGCCGATGCGGGCCTCGTCGGCCTGCCCAATGCCGGCAAGTCGACCTTCCTCGCGGCGACCACGGCGGCGAAGCCGAAGGTCGCGGACTATCCCTTCACCACGCTGCATCCTGGGCTCGGCGTGGTGAAGGTGGATGGCCGCGAATTCGTGCTCGCCGACATTCCCGGCCTGATCGAGGGCGCGCATGAGGGCATCGGCCTCGGCGACCGCTTCCTCGCCCATATCGAGCGCTGCCGCGTGCTGCTGCACCTCGTCGACGGCACCTCGGAACATGCCGGCCAGACCTACAAGACCGTGCGCGCCGAGCTCGACGCCTATGGCCAGGGTCTCGAGGACAAGCCGGAGATCGTCGCGCTGTCGAAGATCGACTCCCTCGATCCGGAGACGCTGAAGACCCAGCTCGCCCGCCTCCAGCGCGCGGCGAAGAAGAAGCCGCTGGCGCTCTCCGCCCAGTCCGGCGAGGGCGTGCGCGAGGCGCTGCGGGCGCTCGCCGCCGTCATCGACGAGGGCCGCGCGGACGAGGAAGCCAAAGAGGTCGCCGAGCCCTGGCGGCCGTGA
- the proB gene encoding glutamate 5-kinase, translating to MNRPTTPPSVAKTTANASATAGTLPQLAAFRRIVVKVGSALLVDSSRGTLRHAWLAALAEDVAHLHREGKEVMVVSSGAIALGRNVLKLPKRPLKLEESQAAAAVGQIALARAWSEALAHEGVAAGQILITLGDTEERRRYLNARSTIAKLLELKVVPVINENDTVATSEIRYGDNDRLAARVAGMTSADLLVLLSDIDGLYTAPPNDDPSAEFIPLVPRITAEIEAMAGGAGTELSRGGMKTKIEAGKIATTAGAHMVIASGKVKNPLRAIETGARCTWFLAPANPVASRKRWIAGALEPRGTLHLDAGAVAALRRGSSLLPAGVKKVEGVFERGDAVILRGPDGAEIGRGLVAYDHDHAERIKGRSSDEIVTITGFEGRTAMVHRDDLVIAGGGG from the coding sequence ATGAACCGCCCGACCACGCCGCCCTCAGTCGCCAAAACCACCGCAAACGCATCCGCCACTGCCGGCACGCTGCCGCAGCTCGCCGCCTTCCGCCGCATCGTGGTGAAGGTCGGCTCGGCGCTTCTGGTCGATTCGAGCCGCGGGACGCTGCGCCATGCCTGGCTGGCGGCGCTGGCCGAGGACGTCGCCCATCTCCACCGCGAGGGCAAGGAGGTGATGGTGGTCTCATCGGGGGCCATCGCGCTCGGCCGCAACGTGCTCAAGCTGCCCAAGCGCCCTTTGAAGCTGGAGGAGAGCCAGGCCGCCGCCGCGGTGGGGCAGATCGCGCTCGCCCGCGCCTGGTCGGAGGCACTGGCGCATGAGGGCGTCGCCGCCGGGCAGATCCTCATCACGCTCGGCGACACCGAGGAGCGCCGGCGCTACCTCAACGCCCGCTCCACCATCGCCAAGCTGCTGGAGCTCAAGGTCGTCCCGGTGATCAACGAGAACGACACGGTGGCGACCTCGGAGATCCGCTACGGCGACAATGACCGCCTCGCTGCCCGCGTCGCCGGCATGACCAGCGCGGACCTCCTCGTGCTGCTCTCCGACATCGACGGGCTCTACACCGCCCCGCCCAATGACGACCCCTCGGCCGAGTTCATCCCGCTGGTGCCGCGCATCACCGCCGAGATCGAGGCCATGGCCGGCGGCGCCGGCACGGAGCTGTCGCGCGGCGGCATGAAGACCAAGATCGAGGCCGGCAAGATCGCCACCACGGCGGGCGCGCACATGGTCATCGCCTCCGGCAAGGTGAAGAACCCGCTTCGCGCCATCGAGACGGGGGCGCGCTGCACCTGGTTCCTGGCGCCTGCCAACCCCGTCGCCTCGCGCAAGAGGTGGATCGCCGGCGCGCTGGAGCCGCGCGGCACGCTGCATCTCGACGCCGGCGCGGTCGCCGCGCTGCGCCGGGGCTCCTCGCTCTTGCCGGCGGGGGTGAAGAAGGTGGAAGGCGTGTTCGAGCGCGGCGACGCGGTGATCCTGCGCGGCCCCGACGGCGCCGAGATCGGCCGCGGGCTGGTCGCCTATGACCACGACCACGCCGAGCGCATCAAGGGGCGCTCATCCGACGAGATCGTGACGATCACCGGCTTCGAGGGAAGGACCGCGATGGTGCACCGGGACGATCTGGTGATCGCGGGCGGGGGTGGGTGA